The following proteins come from a genomic window of Polaribacter dokdonensis:
- a CDS encoding LytR/AlgR family response regulator transcription factor — protein MKLLIIDDEVFVHGIFEAICKTIKGVEIVEKFKDSRKALDFLEDSKIDMIFLDIQMPEFNGLDFLNELDKKGLQISVAIVTSNPDYAVDVINNKNVVYFIKKPLHKYSIKEAIKEAVYRKSLLEASVSLKNIKKSNEEKPTHTFFNCNRRMINLCHDDIIMIKSLEGGAKIVTNKEPMISSYSLKEIESKLPASTFIRIHKSYIVNAKKIELIYDNLVIIGKYHVPIGRTHSLKFKQYLANN, from the coding sequence ATGAAATTGCTTATTATAGATGATGAGGTTTTTGTTCATGGTATTTTTGAAGCTATATGCAAAACAATAAAAGGTGTTGAAATAGTTGAGAAGTTTAAGGATTCTAGAAAAGCTTTAGATTTTTTAGAGGATAGCAAAATAGACATGATTTTTTTAGATATTCAAATGCCTGAGTTTAATGGTCTCGATTTTCTTAATGAATTAGATAAAAAGGGCCTTCAAATTAGTGTAGCTATAGTAACAAGTAATCCAGATTATGCAGTTGATGTAATAAACAATAAAAATGTAGTTTACTTTATTAAAAAGCCTCTACACAAATACTCCATAAAAGAAGCTATTAAAGAAGCAGTTTACAGAAAATCATTGCTTGAAGCAAGTGTATCACTTAAAAACATAAAAAAAAGTAATGAAGAAAAACCGACCCATACTTTTTTTAATTGTAATCGAAGAATGATAAATCTATGTCATGATGATATCATAATGATTAAAAGCTTAGAAGGTGGCGCAAAAATAGTAACAAATAAAGAACCAATGATATCATCATATTCTTTAAAAGAGATAGAAAGCAAATTACCAGCAAGTACTTTTATAAGAATTCATAAATCATATATAGTTAATGCTAAAAAAATTGAACTTATTTATGATAATCTTGTAATAATAGGAAAGTATCATGTTCCTATTGGTAGAACTCATAGTTTAAAGTTTAAGCAGTATTTAGCCAATAATTAA
- a CDS encoding DUF3050 domain-containing protein encodes MLNIDFIIENLDSSSYQTCNLELYSSIENKKDVKSFMENHIFAIWDYMSLMRALENNLRDNSVPWFPSNNGKNLKILYKILDEEEYTIDASGSVKSYFEMYLEAMEEIGANTSDILNILSHSKTINLIDEALNLTGMNIESFYYTRFIYTIIKSQKPHLMAIVFALSKELVSKVLILEDFCRKDFSNKYDKTLFLINKLKAVNSKNYNSNAFKLASDFIGEDPQKLMEAKRAALNCVRYRDLHIEGIARSIQKQKAVYFHEANC; translated from the coding sequence ATGCTTAACATAGATTTTATAATTGAAAATTTAGATTCATCAAGTTATCAAACTTGTAATCTTGAATTATATAGTAGTATTGAAAATAAGAAAGATGTTAAGTCATTTATGGAAAATCACATTTTTGCAATTTGGGATTATATGTCTTTAATGAGAGCTCTAGAAAATAACCTGAGAGATAATAGTGTACCATGGTTTCCTAGCAATAATGGTAAAAATTTAAAAATATTATATAAAATTCTAGATGAAGAAGAGTATACTATTGATGCAAGTGGTTCAGTTAAATCTTATTTTGAGATGTATCTTGAAGCAATGGAAGAAATTGGTGCGAATACTAGTGATATATTAAATATTTTAAGTCATTCCAAAACAATTAATCTTATAGACGAAGCTTTAAATTTAACAGGTATGAATATAGAATCTTTTTATTATACAAGATTTATTTACACCATCATAAAATCGCAAAAACCTCATCTTATGGCAATAGTATTTGCACTAAGTAAGGAATTGGTTTCTAAAGTTTTAATATTAGAAGACTTTTGTAGAAAAGATTTTAGTAATAAATATGATAAAACATTATTTCTAATTAATAAACTAAAGGCTGTAAATTCTAAAAATTACAATTCAAATGCTTTTAAATTGGCATCAGATTTTATAGGTGAAGATCCTCAAAAGTTAATGGAGGCAAAAAGAGCGGCTTTAAACTGTGTAAGATATAGAGATTTGCATATAGAAGGTATAGCTAGATCAATACAAAAGCAAAAAGCAGTTTATTTTCATGAGGCTAACTGTTAA
- a CDS encoding ribonuclease H1 domain-containing protein has product MSKKKFYVVWKGRKPGIFSSWNVCKRQIDGFEGAQYKSFLNLDEAEVAFSKKFEDYKGKKSTPKKIASSELQKYGSPNLESISVDAACSGNPGKMEYRGVLTHNKKEIFRKGPYKKGTNNIGEFLALVHGIALLKSKQKEDIPIYSDSKIAMSWIRQKKCKTNMHFDASNKDLLELIKRAEKWLRENTYKNPILKWQTKAWGEIPADFGRK; this is encoded by the coding sequence ATGAGTAAAAAGAAATTCTATGTAGTTTGGAAAGGTAGAAAACCTGGAATATTCTCTTCATGGAATGTTTGTAAGAGGCAAATTGATGGTTTTGAAGGTGCTCAATACAAGTCGTTTTTAAATTTAGATGAAGCAGAAGTAGCATTCTCAAAAAAGTTTGAAGATTATAAAGGAAAAAAATCTACCCCTAAAAAAATAGCTTCATCAGAATTACAAAAATATGGTTCACCCAACTTAGAAAGTATTTCTGTAGATGCTGCTTGTTCAGGTAATCCTGGAAAAATGGAATACAGAGGAGTATTAACACACAACAAAAAAGAAATTTTTAGGAAAGGTCCTTATAAAAAAGGAACCAATAATATTGGTGAGTTTTTAGCCCTAGTGCATGGAATTGCTTTATTAAAAAGCAAGCAGAAAGAAGATATACCTATCTACTCTGACTCTAAAATTGCCATGAGTTGGATTCGTCAGAAAAAATGCAAAACTAATATGCATTTTGATGCCTCTAATAAAGACTTATTAGAGCTTATTAAAAGAGCTGAAAAATGGCTGAGAGAGAATACTTATAAGAATCCTATCTTAAAATGGCAAACCAAAGCTTGGGGAGAAATTCCTGCTGATTTTGGAAGAAAGTAA
- the purN gene encoding phosphoribosylglycinamide formyltransferase: MKRIIVFASGSGSNAENIIKFFNKTKTAKVVQVLCNNKEAKVFERCLKLNVPCSHFTKADFFETDSILNLLKEKADLIILAGFLWRVPSKIVDAFPKRIINIHPALLPKYGGKGMYGMNVHKAVAENKESETGITIHFVNENYDEGAIIYQARTAVSENDTPEKIAEKIHQLEQSYFPRIIEDVILEINE, from the coding sequence ATGAAACGTATTATTGTTTTTGCTTCTGGTTCAGGTTCAAATGCTGAAAATATTATAAAATTCTTTAATAAAACTAAAACTGCCAAGGTTGTGCAGGTTTTGTGCAATAATAAAGAAGCTAAGGTTTTTGAAAGATGTTTAAAACTAAATGTACCTTGTTCTCATTTTACAAAGGCAGATTTTTTTGAAACGGATTCCATTTTAAATCTTTTAAAAGAAAAAGCAGATTTAATTATTCTAGCAGGTTTTTTATGGAGGGTTCCTTCTAAAATTGTGGATGCTTTTCCAAAAAGAATAATAAATATACACCCAGCATTATTACCTAAATATGGAGGTAAAGGAATGTATGGAATGAATGTTCACAAAGCTGTAGCCGAAAATAAGGAATCAGAAACTGGTATTACTATTCATTTTGTTAATGAAAATTACGATGAAGGAGCCATTATTTATCAAGCTAGAACTGCTGTAAGCGAAAATGATACTCCAGAAAAGATAGCAGAGAAAATACATCAATTAGAGCAAAGTTATTTTCCTAGAATTATTGAAGATGTAATTTTAGAAATTAATGAGTAA
- a CDS encoding acyl carrier protein, with protein MSDIASRVKAIIVDKLGVDDNEVTTEASFTNDLGADSLDTVELIMEFEKEFDIQIPDDQAENIGTVGQAVSYIEEAKK; from the coding sequence ATGTCAGACATTGCATCAAGAGTAAAAGCTATTATCGTAGATAAATTAGGCGTAGACGATAATGAAGTAACAACAGAAGCTAGCTTCACAAATGATTTAGGAGCAGATTCTTTAGATACTGTTGAGTTAATTATGGAATTCGAAAAAGAATTTGATATTCAAATTCCAGACGATCAAGCAGAAAACATTGGTACTGTAGGTCAAGCAGTTAGCTATATAGAAGAAGCAAAAAAGTAA
- the fabF gene encoding beta-ketoacyl-ACP synthase II — translation MQLKRVVVTGLGALTPIGNNIEEYWNALINGVSGAAPVTYYDAAKFKTRFACELKNFTATDYLDRKEARKMDRFTQYAMVASDEAIADSKLNLDEINKLRVGVIWGAGIGGLETFQNEVLEFAKGDGTPRFNPFFIPKMIADIAPGNISIKNGFMGPNYTTVSACASSANAMIDALNYIRLGHCDVIVTGGSEAAVTIAGMGGFNSMHALSTRNESPETASRPFDAERDGFVLGEGAGAIILEEYEHAKARGAKIYAEVIGGGMSSDAYHMTAPHPEGIGVIAVMKNCLENSGIKPEDVDHINTHGTSTPLGDVAELKAISEVFGEHAKNININSTKSMTGHLLGAAGAIEAIASILSIQNSIVPPTINHSTPDENINPDLNLTLNKAQKREVNIAMSNTFGFGGHNACVAFKKLEE, via the coding sequence ATGCAGTTAAAACGAGTAGTAGTTACTGGACTTGGTGCTTTAACACCAATTGGTAATAATATAGAAGAATATTGGAATGCTTTAATTAACGGAGTTAGTGGAGCAGCACCTGTAACGTATTATGATGCTGCCAAGTTCAAAACTCGTTTTGCATGTGAATTAAAAAATTTTACAGCTACTGACTATTTAGATAGAAAAGAAGCTCGTAAAATGGATAGATTTACGCAATATGCAATGGTTGCTTCAGACGAAGCTATTGCAGATTCTAAGTTAAATCTAGACGAAATTAACAAATTACGTGTGGGCGTAATTTGGGGAGCAGGAATTGGTGGTTTAGAAACTTTTCAAAACGAAGTTTTAGAATTCGCTAAAGGAGATGGAACTCCAAGGTTTAATCCTTTCTTTATCCCAAAAATGATTGCAGATATTGCTCCAGGAAACATTTCTATTAAAAATGGATTTATGGGGCCAAACTACACTACAGTTTCTGCATGTGCATCATCAGCAAATGCTATGATTGATGCGTTAAACTATATTAGATTAGGTCATTGTGATGTTATTGTTACAGGTGGTTCAGAAGCTGCAGTAACTATAGCAGGTATGGGTGGTTTTAACTCTATGCATGCTTTATCTACAAGAAACGAAAGTCCAGAAACTGCGTCAAGACCTTTTGATGCTGAAAGAGATGGTTTTGTTTTAGGTGAAGGTGCAGGTGCTATTATTTTAGAAGAATATGAACACGCAAAAGCTAGAGGCGCAAAAATTTACGCTGAAGTTATTGGTGGTGGTATGTCTTCTGACGCTTATCATATGACAGCTCCACATCCAGAAGGAATTGGAGTAATTGCAGTAATGAAAAACTGCTTAGAAAACTCTGGTATTAAACCAGAAGATGTAGATCATATTAATACTCATGGTACTTCTACTCCTTTAGGAGATGTTGCTGAATTAAAAGCAATCTCTGAGGTTTTTGGAGAGCATGCTAAGAATATTAATATCAACTCTACAAAATCTATGACTGGACATTTATTGGGAGCTGCAGGTGCAATTGAGGCAATTGCTTCTATCCTGTCAATACAAAATAGTATTGTACCTCCTACAATAAATCATTCTACTCCAGATGAAAACATTAATCCAGATTTAAATCTTACGCTAAATAAGGCTCAGAAAAGAGAAGTAAATATAGCAATGAGTAATACATTTGGTTTTGGTGGTCATAATGCTTGTGTTGCCTTTAAGAAATTAGAGGAGTAA
- the rnc gene encoding ribonuclease III: MNFIRKIVKTLSDEEKELYFELKNLLNFSPKNINKYKKAFTHRSVQMTDSKGNPINYERLEFLGDSILGSVIASYLYKKVPTGSEGYLTQMRSKIVSREHLNELGKDLDLIRFVNSNIDQNTVGDNIHGNIFEALVGAIYLDRGYNYAQKFIYENVILPYVDIEKLEGKITSYKGLIIEWCQKQKKKYKFETYEDSGNESIKHFSVKVSIDGEQVAKGRATSKKKAEEQASKRVYYAFQSEISTT, encoded by the coding sequence ATGAATTTTATTCGAAAAATAGTAAAAACTCTATCAGATGAAGAGAAAGAGTTATACTTCGAATTAAAAAACTTACTTAATTTTTCTCCCAAGAATATTAACAAGTACAAAAAAGCATTTACACATAGATCTGTACAAATGACAGACAGCAAAGGAAACCCTATAAACTATGAACGTTTAGAGTTTCTAGGTGATTCTATTTTAGGCTCTGTTATTGCATCTTACCTATATAAAAAAGTTCCTACAGGCTCTGAAGGTTATTTAACGCAAATGCGCTCTAAAATTGTTAGTAGAGAACATTTAAATGAGTTAGGTAAAGATTTAGATTTAATTCGATTTGTAAATAGTAATATTGATCAAAATACGGTTGGTGATAATATTCATGGTAATATTTTTGAAGCTTTAGTTGGCGCCATTTATTTAGATAGAGGCTACAATTATGCTCAGAAATTTATTTATGAAAACGTCATTTTACCTTATGTAGATATCGAAAAATTAGAAGGTAAAATTACAAGCTACAAAGGTTTAATTATAGAGTGGTGCCAAAAACAGAAGAAAAAATATAAGTTTGAAACTTATGAAGATTCTGGTAACGAATCTATTAAACACTTTAGTGTAAAAGTAAGTATAGATGGTGAGCAAGTAGCTAAAGGTAGAGCAACCTCTAAAAAGAAAGCAGAGGAACAAGCCTCAAAAAGAGTCTATTACGCCTTTCAAAGCGAAATTTCTACTACTTAA
- a CDS encoding IPExxxVDY family protein, giving the protein MPTHSLSLDVFEEEYSLIGIHTTLEDYKLAYLLNKKLGVNLCKSKNDLKFNDTSHKASFSIYNYLNEEFDYDWFLIANSSKRENQTESNELLLTSETKTYLISEKKKVDFFIKISGSFDYSFTLEIVDKIKKINHIITSYPIDKNSLKSKDFLTF; this is encoded by the coding sequence GTGCCTACACATTCATTAAGTCTTGATGTTTTTGAAGAAGAATATTCCTTAATAGGAATACACACCACATTAGAAGATTATAAACTAGCTTACTTACTTAATAAAAAATTAGGAGTCAATTTGTGTAAATCAAAAAACGATTTAAAGTTTAATGACACTTCACATAAAGCATCCTTTTCAATATATAATTATTTAAATGAAGAGTTTGATTATGATTGGTTTTTAATAGCTAATAGCTCTAAGAGAGAAAATCAAACAGAATCGAACGAACTTTTATTAACCTCTGAAACCAAAACATATTTAATTTCAGAAAAGAAAAAAGTAGATTTCTTTATTAAAATATCTGGTAGTTTCGATTATAGTTTTACCCTAGAAATTGTAGATAAAATAAAGAAAATTAATCACATTATTACATCCTATCCAATAGATAAGAATTCATTAAAGTCTAAAGACTTTTTAACTTTTTAA